The DNA window AATACGTCGGGACCGTTAAGGAAAACGGGCTCTTCTTTATCAACCCGTTATATTCATCCCAGAAGATGAGCCTGCGTTCTGAAAATATGCAGGGACAGACGTTGAAGGTGAATGATAAAATGGGGAACCCGATTGAGATTGCCGCCGTTATCGTCTGGAAAGTTGGGAATACTTACAAGGCAGCCTATGAAGTGGAACGTTATACCGATTATGTACGGATGCAGAGTGAAGCAGCCGTACGTCATCTGGCAGTAAGCTTTCCTTATGATAACCTGGAGGATGAGCATGCCAGTATCACACTGAGAGACGGTGGCGATCAGGTGAATAAAATCCTGGAACAGGAACTTACAGATCGTCTCGCTCCGGCAGGCATCGTCATTCAGGAAGCACGGATTACCCATCTTGCTTATGCCTCCGAAATTGCAGGCGCCATGCTCCAGAGGCAGCAGGCTACCGCTATCGTGGCGGCAAGGACCAAAATTGTGGAAGGTGCCGTAGGAATGGTGGACCTTGCTCTGAAAAAGCTTTCCGAGGACAATATCGTTGAGCTGGATGATGAACGCAAAGCAGCGATGGTGAGCAACCTGATGGTTGTACTGTGCGGTGAAAAAGCAGCGACACCCATCCTGAATGCCGGAACCTTATATAATTAAAAAACCGACTATTATTTACCTTTAAAATTGTCCAATGAAATCTGATTCCCCTAAAAACTCCCCAGGAAGCAAAGACAAAAAATCCTTCGTAATCAGGATTGATGAATCCACCTACAAGCTGCTGGAAAAGTGGGCCGGTGATGAATTCAGGAGTGTCAACGGACAGATTGAATACCTGCTGAATCAGAGCCTGCTCCAGTCTGGAAGGAAAAAGAAAGACTAACTTTCACTGCAAAAGTAAAAGATATGAATCTTGATATAACAATCCCTTCAAACTTTAGGTCTGAAGGGATTGTTTTGTGCCATTCCGGCTGAAATAATAAAAGCAGGATTTCCCTGCTTTTATATACTATATCAATATATTTAATCAAAAATGGTCGTAAAATAATTGCTGATCACCGTCCAGAAATTTTTTCCCAGAAAATAGATGAGCGTGGAGGTGATAATCCCCTTTACGGTAAAAAAAATGATGCCGCCAATCCC is part of the Chryseobacterium camelliae genome and encodes:
- a CDS encoding SPFH domain-containing protein, whose translation is MEKSLKPMSGYLTLVICLVLFAASLYLFIMSTEGSITSAVIAMLCFLLSCFFLKGLMIIQPNHSRILNFFGKYVGTVKENGLFFINPLYSSQKMSLRSENMQGQTLKVNDKMGNPIEIAAVIVWKVGNTYKAAYEVERYTDYVRMQSEAAVRHLAVSFPYDNLEDEHASITLRDGGDQVNKILEQELTDRLAPAGIVIQEARITHLAYASEIAGAMLQRQQATAIVAARTKIVEGAVGMVDLALKKLSEDNIVELDDERKAAMVSNLMVVLCGEKAATPILNAGTLYN
- a CDS encoding Arc family DNA-binding protein, with the protein product MKSDSPKNSPGSKDKKSFVIRIDESTYKLLEKWAGDEFRSVNGQIEYLLNQSLLQSGRKKKD